TCAGTAAAAACACCTTTTGGCGAAGTAAAGAATGCCCTTGGAGGCTCAGCGGTATATTTTTCATTAGCCGCAAGTATTTTCACTCAAGTGAAATTAGTCGGGGTTGTTGGAATGGATTTCCCGGATGAAGCTCTTTTACTTCTAAAAGAAAAAGGAATTGATTTAAATGGGTTACAAAAGATAAAAGGAAAGACATTTCATTGGAAAGGAGAGTATCATTACGATTTGAATGCGGCAATTACGATTGATACTCAATTAAATGTCCTTGAAAACTTCTCCCCTGAAATCCCTTTAGAATATCAAGATACTGAATTTATTTTCCTGGCTAATATTGACCCTGATTTGCAATTAAATGTGCTCCAACAATTGCACTCACCCAAATTAGTCGTAGCGGATACAATGAATTTCTGGATTGAACGAAAAAAAGATGCCTTATTGAAACTCCTAAAAAAGATTGATATAATCGTATTAAATGATGGGGAAGCAAGACAATTAACCAATGAACCTAATTTAATCAATGCGGCTAAAAAAATACTCTCATCAGGTCCTAAACAAGTCATCATTAAAAAAGGTGAGCATGGTTCATTAATGGTTTCATCCTCAAATTTTTTCTCTGCCCCTGCCTATCCATTAGAATCCATTTTTGACCCAACTGGTGCGGGCGATTCATTCGCAGGTGGATTCGTTGGATATTTAGCCTCT
The window above is part of the bacterium genome. Proteins encoded here:
- a CDS encoding PfkB family carbohydrate kinase; protein product: SVKTPFGEVKNALGGSAVYFSLAASIFTQVKLVGVVGMDFPDEALLLLKEKGIDLNGLQKIKGKTFHWKGEYHYDLNAAITIDTQLNVLENFSPEIPLEYQDTEFIFLANIDPDLQLNVLQQLHSPKLVVADTMNFWIERKKDALLKLLKKIDIIVLNDGEARQLTNEPNLINAAKKILSSGPKQVIIKKGEHGSLMVSSSNFFSAPAYPLESIFDPTGAGDSFAGGFVGYLASHKNLREPEMKKAIIYGTTIASFTVEDFSINKLINLTKDDIEKRYRRIKKITHF